In Gordonia iterans, the following proteins share a genomic window:
- a CDS encoding ClpP family protease, with product MDHDTQTPHFGRREREALQSRRVLVLDGPLDDDNGTLLMTQFLGLAAEDPAAEIALWIHSPGGSVPAMLAIRDITRLIPCDVSTLALGLACSAGQFLLSAGTPGKRRALPHARILMHQGSAGIGGTAADVELQAGDLRHTRDTVLGLIAQDTGQPMDRIFADSLRDRWYTAREAVEYGFVDEVVDDFAVIVPRGSRTGFEMPSGGGR from the coding sequence ATGGATCACGACACACAGACACCGCATTTCGGCCGGCGAGAACGCGAGGCTCTGCAGAGCCGGCGAGTGCTCGTCCTGGACGGCCCCCTCGACGACGACAACGGCACCCTCCTGATGACCCAGTTCCTGGGACTGGCCGCCGAGGATCCGGCGGCGGAGATCGCCCTCTGGATTCACTCGCCCGGCGGCTCGGTCCCGGCGATGCTGGCGATCCGGGACATCACCCGGCTGATTCCCTGTGACGTCTCGACGCTGGCGCTCGGGCTGGCCTGCAGCGCCGGACAGTTCCTGCTCTCTGCCGGGACACCCGGGAAACGCCGCGCGCTGCCCCATGCCCGCATCCTGATGCACCAGGGTTCGGCCGGAATCGGGGGAACGGCCGCCGACGTCGAGCTGCAGGCCGGCGACCTGCGGCACACCCGGGACACCGTACTCGGCCTGATCGCGCAGGACACCGGTCAGCCGATGGATCGGATCTTCGCCGACTCCCTGCGCGACCGCTGGTACACCGCCCGGGAGGCGGTCGAGTACGGATTCGTCGACGAGGTGGTGGACGATTTCGCCGTCATCGTGCCGCGGGGGTCGCGGACCGGTTTCGAGATGCCGTCCGGCGGCGGCCGATGA
- a CDS encoding ClpP family protease — MSTYTIPHVIERTPGGERHVDVYSHLLAGRIVYLGTAIDSGVANALVAQLLYLESDSPDRDIELYINCEGGDPAAMLAVYDTIRYIRAPVATTCVGQAVSVGAVLLAAGAPGKRSATAHSRVVLHQPAAEGYRGAIPDLILQADELVRVRGDMEQILARHTGRSEQQLRADTDHTRVLTAAGAREYGLIDQVVDER; from the coding sequence ATGAGCACGTACACGATTCCCCACGTGATCGAACGGACTCCCGGCGGCGAGCGTCATGTCGACGTCTATTCGCACCTGCTCGCCGGCCGCATCGTGTATCTGGGAACCGCGATCGATTCCGGGGTGGCGAACGCGCTCGTCGCGCAACTGCTGTACCTGGAGTCCGATTCTCCCGACCGCGACATCGAGCTCTACATCAACTGCGAAGGAGGCGATCCCGCGGCGATGCTCGCCGTGTACGACACGATCCGCTACATTCGGGCGCCGGTCGCCACCACCTGCGTCGGGCAGGCGGTGTCCGTCGGCGCGGTGCTGCTGGCCGCGGGCGCTCCGGGGAAGCGATCGGCGACGGCGCATTCGCGGGTCGTGCTCCACCAGCCCGCGGCGGAGGGGTATCGGGGAGCGATTCCCGACCTGATCCTGCAGGCGGACGAACTGGTGCGGGTGCGCGGTGACATGGAGCAGATCCTGGCGCGCCACACGGGCCGATCGGAGCAGCAGTTGCGAGCCGACACCGATCACACCCGGGTGCTCACCGCCGCCGGCGCACGGGAGTACGGACTCATCGACCAGGTGGTCGACGAGCGGTGA
- the kstD gene encoding 3-oxosteroid 1-dehydrogenase: protein MGKPQQQEIVDVVVVGAGGAGLAAALTAATKGLRTVLVEKSPYWGGSTSRSGGGVWIPNNSVLRRDGVTDTVAQARTYAHAIIGEHAPAAKIDAYIDRGPEALDYLMAHAPLDFEWVRDYSDYYPEAPGGRLGGRSIEPRPFDARRLGDDLATLHPQYTKAPLNMVVMQSDYRWLNTGLRHWRGATTMARVGGRFTWSKTRKRKMIAMGAALAAELLIGCRQAGVDIRLSTPLTGLIVENDAVAGVRTEHDGESSELRARYGVILASGGFEHNAEMRAQYQRAPIGTEWTTGAASNTGDGIRAAQEAGAGLSLMDDAWWGPTIPLPKGPWFALSERSVPGTFIVNMRGERFMNESLPYVEAGHQMYGGEFGQGDGPGENIPAWMVFDQRCRNRYLFAGVTARQPIPKSWLKSGVVVKAGTLTELAEKMGVPAEALLSTTERFNRFALNGKDDDFARGESGYDHYYGDLTNKPNPSLGPVDHAPFYAVKMVPGDLGTKGGVDTDADGRALRADGSVIEGLYAAGNTSAPVMGHTYAGPGATIGPALVFGYLAALDAAGKAERSESTGDVPAEV from the coding sequence GTGGGGAAACCGCAGCAGCAGGAGATCGTCGACGTCGTCGTGGTGGGTGCCGGCGGAGCCGGCCTGGCCGCCGCCCTGACCGCGGCCACCAAAGGCCTGCGCACCGTTCTGGTCGAGAAGTCGCCCTACTGGGGCGGATCCACGTCGCGCTCGGGCGGCGGGGTCTGGATCCCGAACAACTCGGTGCTGCGCCGGGACGGCGTCACCGACACCGTCGCACAGGCCCGCACATATGCGCACGCGATCATCGGCGAGCACGCGCCCGCGGCGAAGATCGACGCCTACATCGATCGCGGTCCCGAGGCCCTCGACTATCTGATGGCGCACGCCCCGCTCGACTTCGAGTGGGTCCGCGACTACTCCGACTACTACCCGGAGGCGCCCGGCGGGCGGCTCGGGGGACGCTCGATCGAACCCCGGCCGTTCGATGCCCGCCGCCTCGGCGACGATCTGGCGACTCTGCATCCGCAGTACACCAAGGCCCCGCTGAACATGGTGGTGATGCAGTCGGACTATCGGTGGCTCAACACCGGGCTGCGGCACTGGCGGGGAGCGACGACGATGGCCCGAGTCGGAGGACGCTTCACCTGGTCCAAGACCCGCAAGCGGAAGATGATCGCGATGGGCGCGGCGCTGGCCGCCGAACTGCTGATCGGCTGCCGGCAGGCCGGCGTGGACATCCGGCTCTCCACGCCGCTCACCGGGCTGATCGTCGAGAACGACGCGGTCGCCGGGGTCCGCACCGAGCACGACGGCGAGTCGTCTGAGCTGCGGGCCCGTTACGGGGTGATCCTGGCCAGCGGAGGGTTCGAGCACAACGCCGAGATGCGCGCGCAGTACCAGCGCGCGCCGATCGGCACCGAGTGGACCACGGGGGCGGCCTCGAACACCGGCGACGGCATCCGCGCCGCGCAGGAGGCCGGCGCCGGACTGAGCCTGATGGACGATGCCTGGTGGGGACCGACCATCCCACTGCCCAAGGGCCCCTGGTTCGCGCTGTCCGAGCGGAGCGTGCCGGGCACGTTCATCGTCAACATGCGCGGCGAGCGGTTCATGAACGAGTCCCTGCCCTACGTCGAGGCCGGGCACCAGATGTACGGCGGCGAGTTCGGCCAGGGTGACGGCCCCGGCGAGAACATTCCCGCCTGGATGGTCTTCGACCAGCGCTGCCGCAATCGCTACCTGTTCGCGGGAGTCACAGCACGACAACCGATTCCGAAGAGCTGGCTGAAGTCCGGAGTGGTGGTGAAGGCGGGGACGCTGACCGAGCTGGCCGAGAAGATGGGCGTGCCCGCGGAAGCCTTGCTCTCCACCACCGAGCGGTTCAATCGCTTCGCGCTGAACGGCAAGGACGACGACTTCGCGCGCGGCGAGAGCGGCTACGACCACTACTACGGCGACCTCACCAACAAACCGAACCCCAGCCTCGGGCCGGTCGACCACGCACCGTTCTATGCGGTCAAGATGGTGCCCGGCGACCTGGGCACCAAGGGTGGTGTCGACACCGACGCCGACGGCCGCGCGCTGCGCGCCGACGGCTCCGTGATCGAGGGCCTGTACGCGGCGGGCAACACCAGCGCTCCGGTGATGGGCCACACCTACGCCG
- a CDS encoding VOC family protein: protein MADYSAPDGAPIWFDLTSSDPERAVEFYGALFGWEAKAPNPEFAGYRDFTLDGDPIAGLAPHLPEAGGPADVWNVYLRTDDAQATAARIVAFGGEEVFPPMAVGDLGVLGYARDSAGAAVGYWQSGDHPGFRAWGVHGAPYWFECHSRDRAQALGFYRDVFGARPEPVPGAPGGYTQLFYGDTAYAGLMDANALPLPGEVPTSWSVYLYADDVAATAARALELGGSIVRGAERTPYGTLATVTDPMGAVFSLGHAPEPS from the coding sequence ATGGCTGACTACTCCGCGCCCGACGGCGCTCCCATCTGGTTCGACCTCACCAGCTCCGATCCCGAACGCGCCGTCGAGTTCTACGGCGCCCTGTTCGGGTGGGAGGCGAAGGCGCCGAACCCGGAGTTCGCGGGCTACCGCGACTTCACGCTCGACGGGGACCCCATCGCCGGCCTGGCGCCTCACCTGCCCGAGGCCGGCGGCCCGGCAGACGTCTGGAACGTCTACCTGCGCACCGACGACGCCCAGGCGACCGCGGCGCGGATCGTCGCGTTCGGCGGCGAGGAGGTGTTTCCCCCGATGGCCGTCGGCGACCTCGGTGTACTGGGCTACGCTCGGGACTCCGCTGGAGCGGCCGTGGGCTACTGGCAGTCCGGCGATCATCCGGGGTTCCGCGCGTGGGGCGTGCACGGCGCGCCCTACTGGTTCGAATGCCACAGCCGCGACCGGGCGCAGGCCCTGGGCTTCTACCGCGACGTCTTCGGCGCACGCCCCGAGCCGGTCCCGGGCGCACCGGGCGGCTACACCCAGCTGTTCTACGGCGACACCGCCTACGCGGGCCTGATGGATGCGAACGCTCTGCCGCTGCCCGGCGAGGTCCCGACGTCGTGGAGCGTCTACCTCTACGCCGACGACGTCGCGGCGACGGCCGCTCGGGCCCTCGAGCTCGGCGGGAGCATCGTGCGCGGAGCCGAGCGGACCCCGTACGGAACACTCGCCACGGTGACCGATCCGATGGGCGCTGTCTTCAGCCTCGGCCACGCACCGGAGCCGAGCTGA
- a CDS encoding type 1 glutamine amidotransferase domain-containing protein, producing MPKHILHVVTNVAHYSDPAHPTGLWMSELTHAWEVFEARGFSLLETTASPNQIDAADVDAIYFTGGHAVMYDFTDGEGLQRITRELFDDGKVVSAVCRGYCGLLNTTLSNGEYLVAGRKMTGFSWREEKLARVDRLVPYNAEQLAVDRGARYEKAILPFVSNVVVDGRLVTGQNPGSAKATAEAVAAVLS from the coding sequence ATGCCCAAGCACATCCTCCACGTCGTCACCAACGTCGCCCACTACAGCGACCCCGCACACCCGACGGGGCTCTGGATGTCCGAGCTCACCCACGCGTGGGAGGTGTTCGAGGCTCGCGGATTCTCCCTGCTGGAGACCACTGCGAGCCCGAACCAGATCGATGCCGCAGACGTCGACGCGATCTACTTCACCGGCGGCCACGCGGTGATGTACGACTTCACCGACGGTGAAGGGCTGCAACGGATCACCCGCGAGCTGTTCGACGACGGCAAGGTGGTGTCCGCGGTCTGCCGCGGTTACTGCGGCCTGCTGAACACCACATTGTCGAACGGGGAGTACCTGGTCGCCGGACGGAAGATGACCGGCTTCTCCTGGCGAGAGGAGAAACTCGCCCGGGTCGACCGCCTGGTGCCCTACAACGCCGAACAACTCGCCGTCGACCGCGGCGCGCGCTACGAGAAGGCGATCCTCCCGTTCGTGTCCAACGTCGTCGTCGACGGCCGCCTGGTCACCGGCCAGAACCCCGGTTCGGCCAAGGCGACCGCCGAGGCGGTCGCCGCCGTCCTGAGCTGA
- a CDS encoding oxidoreductase — protein sequence MNVNIPRKAFHLDSAAPLTPFREWADAAKSGGARVWMQINHPGRQVGSDMPGVAWAASAVGVDLGKNSKRFAEPVAMTADQIHATVDRFAVTAQRAEEAGFDGVEIHAAHGYLLSQFLSPLANRRTDEWGGSLENRARLLLDVVRAVRRAVSPSFAVAVKLNSADFQRGGFGADDAARVIDLLAPLGVDLVELSGGSYEAPAMTGQAGDERTRTREAYFLTLAEELAASSPLPLMPTGGIVRLPVAEEVLAGGISVVGMGSALAVDAGLVNQWRSDREAAVHLRPVRMNDKAVASAAGMARIRQQLRRLGRGRGTRPGMDPRVALVKEMILQRVALRRYRRWLGGRTEWRAELSSAPVRGRG from the coding sequence ATCAACGTAAACATACCCCGAAAGGCATTCCATCTGGACTCCGCAGCGCCGCTGACGCCGTTCCGGGAGTGGGCCGATGCCGCCAAGAGCGGCGGAGCACGGGTCTGGATGCAGATCAATCACCCGGGGCGGCAGGTCGGCTCGGACATGCCGGGCGTCGCCTGGGCCGCGTCGGCGGTCGGCGTCGACCTGGGTAAGAACAGCAAGCGTTTCGCCGAGCCCGTCGCAATGACCGCGGATCAGATCCACGCGACGGTCGACCGCTTCGCCGTCACGGCGCAGCGGGCGGAGGAGGCCGGGTTCGACGGAGTGGAAATCCACGCCGCGCACGGCTATCTGTTGTCGCAGTTCCTGTCTCCGCTGGCGAACCGCCGCACCGACGAGTGGGGCGGAAGCCTGGAGAATCGGGCCCGGCTGCTACTCGACGTCGTCCGTGCGGTGCGCCGAGCGGTCTCGCCGTCGTTCGCCGTGGCCGTGAAGCTCAACTCGGCGGACTTCCAGCGCGGCGGATTCGGCGCCGACGACGCCGCACGCGTGATCGACCTGCTGGCGCCGCTGGGCGTCGACCTCGTCGAGCTCTCCGGCGGCAGCTACGAGGCGCCGGCGATGACCGGGCAGGCCGGTGACGAGCGGACCCGAACCCGCGAGGCGTACTTCCTCACGCTGGCCGAAGAACTCGCCGCCTCCAGTCCGCTGCCGCTGATGCCGACCGGCGGGATCGTCCGGCTGCCGGTCGCCGAGGAGGTGCTGGCCGGCGGGATCTCGGTGGTGGGCATGGGCAGCGCGCTCGCCGTCGACGCGGGTCTGGTGAACCAGTGGAGGTCCGACCGCGAGGCCGCGGTGCACCTGCGGCCGGTGCGGATGAACGACAAGGCCGTCGCGTCGGCCGCCGGGATGGCCCGGATCCGGCAGCAGTTGCGCAGGCTCGGCCGCGGCCGCGGCACGAGGCCGGGGATGGATCCGCGGGTCGCGCTGGTGAAGGAGATGATCCTGCAGCGGGTGGCGCTGCGGCGTTACCGCCGCTGGCTCGGTGGGCGTACGGAGTGGCGCGCCGAACTCAGCTCGGCTCCGGTGCGTGGCCGAGGCTGA
- a CDS encoding TetR/AcrR family transcriptional regulator: MSTSTRSGYHHGDLRAAALGSAMRMLEADEPFSLRAVARDVGVSAPALYRHFADRNALESALAGEGLRDLLADLTIGQPLPETPADLAEFAVAYVEFALRRPALFRVMFSKPCDEENDQRVEAAARIHQLLETAMRLVFPGADAAALAEAGWAFAHGMASLYLDGKLRADSPEAVAGHVRSAFTALLTLPSAGGA; this comes from the coding sequence GTGTCAACTTCTACGCGGAGCGGTTACCATCACGGCGATCTCCGGGCGGCCGCCCTCGGCAGCGCGATGCGCATGCTCGAAGCAGACGAGCCGTTCTCACTGCGCGCCGTCGCCCGCGACGTCGGCGTCTCAGCCCCCGCCCTCTACCGGCACTTCGCCGACCGGAATGCCCTCGAGTCCGCCCTCGCCGGCGAGGGACTGCGGGATCTCCTCGCCGATCTGACCATCGGCCAGCCCCTCCCAGAGACCCCGGCCGACCTCGCGGAGTTCGCCGTGGCCTATGTCGAGTTCGCCCTGCGCCGCCCCGCCCTGTTCCGGGTGATGTTCAGTAAACCGTGCGACGAGGAGAACGACCAGCGCGTCGAGGCCGCCGCCCGGATCCACCAGTTGCTGGAGACCGCCATGCGCCTCGTCTTCCCCGGCGCCGACGCCGCCGCGCTCGCCGAAGCGGGCTGGGCCTTCGCCCACGGCATGGCGAGTCTGTACCTGGACGGCAAGCTGCGGGCCGATTCCCCGGAGGCCGTCGCCGGACATGTGCGCAGCGCGTTCACCGCCCTGCTGACGCTCCCGTCCGCCGGCGGCGCCTGA
- a CDS encoding Rieske 2Fe-2S domain-containing protein, with the protein MTTTESGVREIDTGTPPTRFARGWHCIGLAEEYTDGKPHSLEIFGTKLVVWADSTGQIKALDAFCRHMGADLGRGTVRGDNIACPFHGWQWNGKGRCAQVPYAKRNPKLAKTRTWPTMIRNGQAFVYNDPEGNPPPEDCVIPELPEHGSDEWTSWTWNKLVITGSNCREIIDNVVDMAHFFYVHYALPDYFKNVFEGQTAAQYMNSHGRPDVGISAAYGDTRLESIAAYYGPSYMLNPMVQYYGEYAVETILTNCHYPIDANSFVLMFGVMAKVPQGLSPEQADKMAEKITAGIEVGFLQDVEIWKHKTRIDNPLLVEEDGPVYQLRRWYEQFYVDADDVTDEMTDRFEYEIDTAKALENWNVEIQENLRRQAQEKDATQAREAAAGSTPEDSSVR; encoded by the coding sequence ATGACGACCACCGAAAGCGGCGTGCGAGAGATCGACACCGGAACGCCACCGACCAGATTCGCGCGCGGCTGGCATTGCATCGGCCTGGCCGAGGAGTACACCGACGGCAAGCCGCACTCGCTCGAGATCTTCGGCACCAAGCTCGTGGTGTGGGCCGACTCGACCGGTCAGATCAAGGCCCTGGATGCGTTCTGCCGGCACATGGGCGCCGACCTGGGCCGCGGCACGGTCCGCGGCGACAACATCGCCTGCCCGTTTCACGGCTGGCAGTGGAACGGGAAGGGCCGGTGCGCGCAGGTCCCGTACGCCAAGCGCAACCCCAAGCTGGCCAAGACCCGGACCTGGCCCACGATGATCCGCAACGGCCAGGCGTTCGTCTACAACGACCCCGAGGGCAATCCGCCCCCCGAGGACTGTGTGATCCCGGAACTGCCCGAGCACGGCTCCGACGAGTGGACCTCCTGGACCTGGAACAAACTCGTCATCACCGGCTCCAACTGCCGCGAGATCATCGACAACGTCGTCGACATGGCGCACTTCTTCTACGTCCACTACGCCCTGCCCGACTACTTCAAGAACGTCTTCGAAGGGCAGACCGCGGCGCAGTACATGAACAGCCACGGCCGACCGGACGTCGGCATCTCCGCCGCGTACGGCGACACCCGGCTGGAGTCGATCGCCGCGTATTACGGGCCGTCCTACATGCTGAATCCGATGGTGCAGTACTACGGCGAGTACGCCGTGGAGACCATCCTCACCAACTGCCACTACCCGATCGACGCGAACTCCTTCGTGCTGATGTTCGGCGTCATGGCCAAGGTCCCGCAGGGTCTCTCGCCCGAGCAGGCCGACAAGATGGCCGAGAAGATCACCGCCGGGATCGAGGTGGGCTTTCTGCAGGACGTGGAGATCTGGAAGCACAAGACGCGCATCGACAATCCGCTCCTGGTCGAGGAGGACGGCCCGGTCTACCAGCTGCGCCGCTGGTACGAGCAGTTCTACGTCGACGCCGACGACGTGACCGACGAGATGACCGATCGCTTCGAGTACGAGATCGACACGGCCAAGGCACTGGAGAACTGGAACGTGGAGATCCAGGAGAACCTTCGGCGACAGGCTCAGGAGAAGGACGCCACGCAGGCCCGCGAAGCCGCGGCCGGGAGCACCCCGGAAGACAGTTCGGTCCGATGA
- a CDS encoding helix-turn-helix domain-containing protein, which produces MRTRISNRLFREELGDHLRSLRHERRERLADTARRAGISPQYLSEIERGLKDPSSEMLEAVAGALDRSVADVAVEVGLRLRVPATPQTSASVRGLYALAA; this is translated from the coding sequence ATGAGGACGAGGATCTCCAATCGCCTGTTCCGCGAAGAACTCGGCGACCACCTGCGCTCGCTTCGACACGAACGCCGAGAGCGACTGGCCGACACGGCGCGACGGGCCGGCATCTCGCCCCAGTACCTGTCGGAGATCGAACGCGGCCTCAAGGATCCGTCGAGCGAGATGCTTGAAGCGGTTGCCGGGGCGCTCGACCGCAGTGTCGCCGACGTCGCCGTCGAGGTCGGCTTACGGCTCCGGGTTCCGGCGACGCCGCAGACCTCGGCATCCGTGCGAGGACTGTACGCCCTGGCGGCCTGA